From Oceanococcus atlanticus, a single genomic window includes:
- a CDS encoding PhoH family protein, which produces MNTSKQLRLQPESQDRLSALCGPADQHLRQLERDLNVEIRNRAYDFEILGSAEAVEQAAMTVRRLYGGNGGATVDREAVHMAAREQVTEDSAEPLRIRTRRGVIRPRNPSQAHYLGSIQRHDLVFGVGPAGTGKTYLAVAAAVEALERDEVRRIMLVRPAVEAGERLGFLPGDLAQKIDPYLRPLYDALYEMLGFEKVGRLIERNIIEVAPLAYMRGRTLNESFIIMDEAQNATVAQMKMFLTRLGFGSTAVVTGDVTQVDLPRPGQSGLRHATQVLDGVPGISFTYFRSGDVVRHPLVQRIVDAYGEHEGANDGGDAR; this is translated from the coding sequence GTGAACACCTCCAAACAGCTGCGACTCCAGCCGGAGTCGCAGGATCGTCTATCTGCGTTGTGTGGTCCTGCGGATCAGCATTTGCGTCAGCTCGAACGGGATCTCAATGTTGAGATTCGCAACCGCGCCTATGACTTCGAAATCCTCGGCAGTGCCGAAGCGGTTGAGCAGGCGGCCATGACCGTGCGTCGCCTGTACGGTGGCAATGGTGGTGCGACGGTGGACCGCGAGGCCGTGCACATGGCGGCGCGCGAGCAGGTCACCGAAGACAGCGCCGAGCCTCTGCGCATCCGCACGCGCCGCGGTGTGATTCGTCCGCGCAATCCCAGTCAGGCGCATTATCTCGGCAGCATCCAGCGTCATGATCTGGTGTTCGGGGTTGGTCCGGCCGGGACCGGCAAGACCTATCTCGCCGTGGCGGCCGCGGTGGAAGCGCTGGAGCGCGACGAAGTGCGCCGCATCATGCTGGTGCGCCCGGCGGTGGAAGCCGGTGAGCGGTTGGGTTTTCTGCCTGGTGATCTGGCCCAGAAGATTGACCCGTATCTGCGTCCGCTCTACGACGCCCTGTATGAAATGCTCGGCTTCGAGAAGGTCGGGCGGCTGATCGAGCGCAACATCATCGAAGTGGCGCCGCTGGCGTACATGCGTGGCCGCACGCTGAACGAATCCTTCATCATCATGGATGAAGCGCAGAACGCCACCGTGGCGCAGATGAAAATGTTTCTGACCCGGCTGGGCTTCGGCTCCACCGCCGTGGTGACCGGTGATGTGACCCAGGTCGATCTGCCACGGCCTGGCCAGTCCGGCCTGCGTCACGCCACCCAGGTGCTGGACGGCGTGCCGGGAATCAGCTTTACCTACTTCCGTTCCGGCGATGTGGTGCGTCACCCCTTGGTGCAGCGCATTGTCGATGCCTACGGCGAACATGAAGGTGCAAATGACGGTGGGGATGCGCGATGA